The genomic stretch tttcgaATAATGTTGGTGGCGGCTAAAAAGGCCATCACcagaaaatggctaaaaacagATGCACCAAAAATAGAGGATTGGTTAGGGGTAATGCTGGATATATATAGAATGGAGAAACTGACTTTCTCAACTAGACTAAAAACAGATACTTTTATAATATACTGGAAAAACTGGGTTGATTTTGTGTGTCCATTGAGAGCAGACTTTGTACAGTAAGGGCACTGTGTATTGTAGATTATTGACCCCCTTGGTTCAGGCTACAAATTTGTTCATTGTTcatatgtttatttgatatgtttaccCTCCAACGGGAGAAAAAGGGACGATGCAAGAGAGGTATGAAAACAAGGATAGTGGAAAAAGGTTTAATTTTACTTCTACTGTAACGTTACTTGATAATTTGTGTCAAACTATGTCTCTGCTCTGTGGTGGAGAAGTATGTGAATATTCTACTAATGTTGGAAAATTGTACAGCACATGTAAAATGTCGTTGGAATGTTGATATgtggaatcaataaaaaagataatttaaaaaaaaatgggataaaacaCTCCGAAGTATCCTCACCTTACTGTGAACTGCTGCCTGCACGCCAAGTTGCCTCAAATACATAAAAGCACCTCCATTACTCTCCTAGCATGACTCATAATCTGctctttcttcctcctcagGTGGTGTCGGACACTGTGGGCATGGTGTACCAGTCGGTGGCGGGGGCCAAAGATGCCGTAATGGGGGCTATGATGGGCGGCGTCGAGCTGACCCGGGCAGCGGTCAGTGGAGGCATCATGACTGCCATGAGCACCAGGATGGGCCAGATGGTCAGCAGTGGGATGGGCCTGGCCCTGAGCCGATCCGAGGACTGGGTTGACCAGAACCTACCACTCACTGAGAGGGAGCTGGGTCAGTAGCTCTCCTACATGTGGAAAGCATAATGAGTCCATAAAAACCAGGGGAGGTGACAAACCCATATGGCTGCTGCTGAGGTGTGTTTTGACAGTTGGATCAAATGAAGCTGAAACAAGGCTGTAGTTGGAATTAATTAATTCTGAACAACGAGTGGCCAGTTTGTTAAGAGTGTATCACAGATGAATGTAAATAGATGTGCtactttttccccacttttacTCTAAAACTGataagatgataaaaaaaaattagggcTTCAAATTTAGGGCTTAACCAAACTCAGTTCTGCCAATCAAAGTGGGAAAaagttggttattttttttgtttttctttatacttaaaaatatataaaatagaataaattgtATTTGCTGTAGTTCCACATTGGCATATTAAAAGAACATATGTGGTATCCTCATCTACTTTCAGTTCAGCATTAATATGACTGAGGTTCTGCTTTAATAGGgaatattttaaagtttaagCACAACAATTGTCCCTTACATTCATCCAAGTTTAATTTCTTACAAAATCAAaagttggttattttttttgtttttctttatacttaaaaatatataaaatagaataaattgtATTTACTGTAGTTCCACTTTGGCATATTAAAAGAACATAGATGTGGTATCCCCATCTACTTTCAGTTCAGCATTAATATGACTGAGGTTCTGCTTTAATAAGgaatattttaaagtttaagCACAACAATTGTCCCTTACATTCATCCAAGTTTAAATTCTTACAAAATCAATTGTTGCTTGCATTACTGCCATTCACAGAAACTTAATTAATTCCATAATTAATATGGGTAAATGATGGCATTTGCCATTCACTATGAGAGTCAGTGGCCAGCACTGTCCTTGCTTTACTGATCTATTGATCAAAGAGCAAATTTGATGAGGCTGTCCAAATGAATTACTGTTATAAACGCAACACCAGGTGATGTGGGGAAGTGATAAAAGTGTTATATTCTACCACCGTGACTGGATCAGAACACATGAATGGTTGATGCTATTCATAGAGACGTAGGCAGGACATCCCAGCTAACTTCCCCTCTGTTAACTTGGCCCATAAAGCACAGACAATTTCCAACACTCACAGCTTTGACACCTGCTACAATGATGTCATGTTATGATGACAACCTGCCATACTCCAATATAGCAGTAATACTCGAGAGGCCATCTTTTTCACTGATTCTGGATATGAAAAATATGCAATAGCAACCGTTTTCATCGGCAGTAGCAAAGTGCCCATAATGGCAGTACTTGTGGGATTTTGGATTTGTTCAGTGGTTACTGGAGCTTTTAACAAAGGCAAAAGGATACAGTGAGAAGACTCTGCATATCCCATAGCTTCCCCCAGACTGATGGCTGAGGGGAGTTAGGTGGCTCTCAagtctttttgtctctgtccTGAACAGATGCTTTAACTCTGTCAGAGTCAAGTAGCCCGATTTGGAACAGATGCACCGGTTAGCACAGTGGGAGGGAGCCAATTGTGCCTCCATCCATCACTAATAACAACACCACCAGCCCGTGCCATGAAGGATGTACATATTCTGAATTTCTTCAGTGAATTTCTTCTTGACATTGCagttaaaactaaaagacaaaaggagaccttaattatttaatctaatttctacaacataaaacatacactTTGAATATGTATGATTTGATATGAcatgaaattaatattattcaataatattgttattattttttattttttattttttttttcccttcaaatctctaatgctggcctacaaagttgtctccggtactgctcctacctacttgaacgccctgattcagacatatgctacctcacgaccgttgcgctcttccaatgaacggcgcctggctctgccccccgttggtccaaggcaatccagactctttgcacttcttgttccccgctggtggaacacactaccagttcctaccagagcaggggcgtccctctctacctttaaaaaaactcctgaagaccttcagagagcatcttctctcctagaccacataagtctactcctcaaagaattgtcactagcactaatagctcttattgcactataccttgattgtttgctttttactcttcctgtaagtcgctttggataaaagcgtctgctaaatgactaaatgtaaatgtaaatgattcTCTCTCAGCTGCTGTGGCTGAACCTGCCCCCAGTGAGGTGACGACCCCGGCGCCCAGCCCCAGCTACTTTGTCCGCTTGGGGAAACTCTCTGCCAAAGTACAGGAGAGAGCCCTACAGCAGTCCCTGGTCCGAGCACGGCATGCCAGGGATGCCACCTATACTACAGTGGCTCAGATTACCAGTACGCTGGACCTGCTGGAGAAGGCCCGTACCAGTCTGGGTACCGCCAGTAACCAGATAGGAGGAGCCtcagagcagctgcagcagcgttGGACAGAGTGGCAGCAGAAGCAGGCTGGAGCTGGACAGACCGAGTCCCAGCCAGATGGGAGCAGAGATGAAGCCGAGGTCAGGGCTGAAGCATTTGGGAATTGACTAAATGGTTTCTAACcagattatttttgcatttgacagcatttacagtgtatatactgTACAGCATGTAtactctaaagcaggggtgtcaaactcaaatacacaatgggccaaaatttaaaacttgaataaaatcgcgtgccaacattgaacaaataaaccttttaatatataccaaacatgttttgctttaacattaaatatggaaccagcaacgcttataaacatacaatatataactaaatagtgcagacatgcaaaatcaaatttcaaataaaaaacacatcaatgtcattaatttattaaataaaaattaaataaaaattgtatgcctcttttctatttgcatccttctgatttaaatatcaaaataaagtttttcaacaggttaatacatttaaaaataaaataacaataataaatcaagtattagcggtaaatgcgccgtataataccggcaggtcagcttttatagtacaataattatataataatttggtattgccttgcgggtcaaataaaattacactgcgggccaaatttggcccgcgggccagagattgacacccctgctctaaagcgACTTGCAATAACACATGAACAAATGAAAGAAATCTTACAGCATGGTGgggatgagagaaaaaaacaggaatcCTGAAATTACCAATTAATCTGACTTGTATTTTAGAAGCTGacattgtattgtattgatCCCAGAGATTCATGTGCGATAGGAGTGATTTTACATTGTTTCATCAGGACTGGGATGGTATGGAGAAGCTATCTAGGTGTAAGGAAGGCCAGAGAATTGGGAGGAATGGATATGTTCCatctatattatataatatgctAATGCTTATCATCTATCTctacttttatttcatctttctgTTCACAGCAGCTGGAAGGGCGAGTCCTCTCCATGGTGCATGGTCTGAGTGACCAGCTGAGATCAGCAGCAACCAATGTGGTCTCAACTGCTCAGGGTCTGCCGGGTACAGTCCAGGACCAGCTCACCAGCGCAAGGCGGTCAGCTGAAGAACTGTACTCCTCTCTGGGGAACACCAGCACCATCACGCCCCTCCTTCTGGAGCGGAGCCGCCATCACCTGATCCAAGTACTAATTGCACCACGTTGTCCTTACcgcagtgttttgttttgctacATCAGCATAGCTAATAATAGCGCAGTGCTTGAAGTTGTATTTTCTTTCTCCAATGCCATCACTTTTCAATATATATTAccttatacactactggtcaaaagttttagaacacaccaacttttccagaatttaattgaaaatgatgcagtttaatgtctcagtgtactctgaaattaatgcacatttgcaacatttaaaattctttattgagcatgatagtgttttgaaagttaaaaaaagattcaaaatcacattttatgttggactaaaggactaaaaaaagacagaaaatgaccaaaaaaagacacaaaatgacaaaaaaagacaccaaaaggcacaaaatgaccaaaaagccacaaaatgacttacaaagacatgaaaagaattcaaaaatggacaaaatagcccgagactccatagagttaagttgttaatccatttcttgttccctgaaaaaggcctacttgtataattctgaaatgtacattatttttcagttttggttaaccttacctttttttatttacctctggcagttcaccacttacctttgtaccctttcaagctgttcatttgacttgaactgcttgaatttcaataaaaaactggaaaaattggggtgttctaaaacttttgaccggtagtgtatattggtGCTTGACTactaaaaactcacaaaatctGATTGGACAGGAATTAAACAGGAAATGCCGGCAAAGTTTTTCATAAACAAATATCCACCAGGGGTGTTTGCTCATTCATATGCATTTATGAAAACTAGGACAGTTGAGCTTATGTTGTATTTAGTAATATACACATATAACCTCAGTATTTCTCATCCACAATAATATTAGcatatttttaataaagtgTTTGTTGTGATTATGGTCACATGATATTGTTGAAAGTGACATTAGTTTGTGCTTGTTCCCAGGTTCAACAGTCTCTGGATGGTGTTGTGGATTATCTACTAAACAACACACCACTCAACTGGCTGGTGGGACCTTTTGCCCCACAGCTGACTGAGAAGGCAGAGGGAGATGTGGCGATGGAGCAGAGCAACTAGACTTTTTAGTGTTTCTCCATGAGTTAATCAACATGGTGACAGGTGACTGTTACTGTAGCTGGACCACTTAAAAAAACCATATCTGCTTGCTTTAACAAAAGAGGCCTTACATTTGTGCAGTCATGTTTTTCTTCATGATGCgctaatttttttaaagtaacacTACATTTGTGATGTAGAAGATAATGTAGTTTAATCATAACTACAAAGTCTGATTTGTGGTCGTACAGAATG from Centropristis striata isolate RG_2023a ecotype Rhode Island chromosome 9, C.striata_1.0, whole genome shotgun sequence encodes the following:
- the plin3 gene encoding mannose-6-phosphate receptor binding protein 1 isoform X1, translating into MADSGKTNETGAAAAEPANGDQQNVVSRVSNLPLVSSACGVVSSAYSSTKDSVPLLKGVMDAAESGVRTLGAAATTGSKPLLDIIEPQLATVNEYALKGLDKMEETLPILHQPADKVVSDTVGMVYQSVAGAKDAVMGAMMGGVELTRAAVSGGIMTAMSTRMGQMVSSGMGLALSRSEDWVDQNLPLTERELAAVAEPAPSEVTTPAPSPSYFVRLGKLSAKVQERALQQSLVRARHARDATYTTVAQITSTLDLLEKARTSLGTASNQIGGASEQLQQRWTEWQQKQAGAGQTESQPDGSRDEAEQLEGRVLSMVHGLSDQLRSAATNVVSTAQGLPGTVQDQLTSARRSAEELYSSLGNTSTITPLLLERSRHHLIQVQQSLDGVVDYLLNNTPLNWLVGPFAPQLTEKAEGDVAMEQSN
- the plin3 gene encoding mannose-6-phosphate receptor binding protein 1 isoform X2 encodes the protein MADSGKTNETGAAAAEPANGDQQNVVSRVSNLPLVSSACGVVSSAYSSTKDSVPLLKGVMDAAESGVRTLGAAATTGSKPLLDIIEPQLATVNEYALKGLDKMEETLPILHQPADKVVSDTVGMVYQSVAGAKDAVMGAMMGGVELTRAAVSGGIMTAMSTRMGQMVSSGMGLALSRSEDWVDQNLPLTERELAAVAEPAPSEVTTPAPSPSYFVRLGKLSAKVQERALQQSLVRARHARDATYTTVAQITSTLDLLEKARTSLGTASNQIGGASEQLQQRWTEWQQKQAGAGQTESQPDGSRDEAELEGRVLSMVHGLSDQLRSAATNVVSTAQGLPGTVQDQLTSARRSAEELYSSLGNTSTITPLLLERSRHHLIQVQQSLDGVVDYLLNNTPLNWLVGPFAPQLTEKAEGDVAMEQSN